One part of the Phoenix dactylifera cultivar Barhee BC4 chromosome 4, palm_55x_up_171113_PBpolish2nd_filt_p, whole genome shotgun sequence genome encodes these proteins:
- the LOC108511668 gene encoding uncharacterized protein LOC108511668, which translates to MKEKSMGSAKEAPSWADQWATSGGMYDDGDDEAKAEGSGKKMGNVKAVASASLDKAKAAATVGAQKVKSGTSTGFKWVKTQYQKRTSK; encoded by the exons ATGAAAGAAAag agcatgGGGTCTGCGAAGGAGGCACCGAGTTGGGCAGATCAGTGGGCCACAAGCGGGGGCATGTACGACGACGGCGACGATGAGGCCAAGGCCGAAGGCAGTGGGAAGAAGATGGGCAATGTGAAGGCTGTGGCTTCGGCAAGCCTCGACAAGGCCAAGGCTGCCGCGACTGTGGGAGCGCAGAAGGTCAAGAGCGGCACCAGCACGGGCTTCAAGTGGGTCAAGACACAGTACCAGAAGAGGACCTCCAAGTGA